The proteins below come from a single Drosophila miranda strain MSH22 chromosome Y unlocalized genomic scaffold, D.miranda_PacBio2.1 Contig_Y1_pilon, whole genome shotgun sequence genomic window:
- the LOC117190659 gene encoding uncharacterized protein LOC117190659 isoform X1 yields the protein MSSSQERAQLAGPIMKVMQLNLNHCAAAQDLLSQSIRELAIDLAILSEPYQTRESPGFILDATKKAAIWLCGATPLQLSLSSAAAGFVRAKVGGVWIYSVYLAPSLTLSEFAGTLDNLAADARGRHPIAIGGDFNAWAEEWGSVATNARGRALLEIIAPLDIALLNEGNQHTFSRAGTGSVIDLTFVSSSLFNSSGWSISNIYTGSDHRAIIWDTGQQTCSVETAAPRWRCYRAETLNTALFMELMSNLTANGNAECMANHVMEHLEAACNATMA from the coding sequence ATgtccagcagccaggagcGTGCCCAGCTTGCCGGCCCAATAATGAAGGTTATGCAgctcaacctcaaccactgcgctGCGGCTCAAGACCTGCTGAGCCAATCCATAAGAGAATTGGCAATTGACCTCGCCATCCTCAGCGAGCCATATCAAACTAGGGAGTCCCCTGGGTTCATCTTGGATGCCACCAAAAAGGCCGCGATATGGCTATGCGGGGCCACGCCATTGCAGCTTTCCCTCTCaagcgctgctgctgggttTGTGCGCGCCAAGGTCGGAGGTGTGTGGATATACAGCGTCTACCTTGCCCCAAGCCTGACGCTCTCCGAGTTCGCAGGTACTCTAGACAACCTAGCGGCTGATGCTAGAGGACGTCACCCAATAGCCATTggaggggacttcaacgcgtgggcTGAGGAGTGGGGAAGCGTGGCGACGAATGCGAGAGGTAGAGCTCTGCTGGAGATCATTGCGCCCCTGGACATCGCGCTCCTCAACGAGGGAAACCAGCATACCTTCTCCAGAGCAGGAACAGGATCGgtcatcgaccttacattTGTCAGCAGCTCACTTTTTAATTCATCGGGCTggagcatcagcaacatctACACAGGGAGCGACCACAGGGCAATTATATGGGACACAGGCCAACAGACGTGTAGCGTAGAGACAGCTGCGCCCAGATGGAGATGCTATCGCGCCGAAACGCTCAATACGGCCCTGTTCATGGAGCTTATGTCCAACCTCACGGCGAATGGAAATGCTGAATGCATGGCCAACCATGTCATGGAGCATCTGGAGGCAGCATGCAATGCCACCATGGCGTAG
- the LOC117190659 gene encoding uncharacterized protein LOC117190659 isoform X3, which yields MPARVKQFSSMCTSMKPVLTLCLRSYSGYSPLHNAAINRAMMNFGCGSRQWPEREDWFAARQLMLQNQNQNRYWSHSSGRQGLDQTRSWRRRSQDLRAHTIGDLDTKVGAHKREQLRQASSGTESTPEDERRYYPDQDRKAQALVEERYEMQAPHDEQRVGTVREVIFRQRQDDKEDEDELERRRNSKELRRQVSAQRNKYNVISRKVICPYPSYTSHCTRWAEFRHAMIYGRTAF from the coding sequence ATGCCGGCTCGCGTGAAACAGTTCTCATCGATGTGCACGTCGATGAAGCCGGTCCTCACTCTGTGCCTGCGCTCGTACAGTGGCTACTCGCCGTTGCACAATGCGGCGATTAATCGGGCGATGATGAATTTCGGCTGCGGCAGCCGGCAGTGGCCCGAGCGAGAGGACTGGTTCGCAGCCAGGCAGTTGATGCtgcagaaccagaaccagaaccgcTACTGGAGCCACAGCAGTGGCAGGCAGGGACTGGACCAGACCAGGAGCTGGCGACGTCGATCCCAGGATCTGAGGGCACACACCATTGGCGATCTGGACACCAAAGTCGGAGCTCACAAGCGGGAGCAGCTCAGGCAGGCCTCGAGCGGGACGGAGTCCACCCCGGAAGATGAGCGGCGATATTACCCGGACCAGGACCGGAAGGCACAGGCCCTGGTGGAGGAGCGCTACGAAATGCAGGCCCCCCATGACGAGCAGCGGGTGGGCACCGTTCGCGAGGTCATCTTTCGCCAGCGACAGGACGACAAGGAGGACGAGGATGAGCTGGAGCGCAGGCGAAACAGCAAGGAGCTGCGGCGACAAGTGTCCGCCCAGCGAAACAAATACAACGTCATCTCCCGCAAGGTCATTTGTCCCTATCCATCGTACACCTCGCACTGCACCCGATGGGCGGAGTTCCGGCATGCCATGATCTACGGGCGAACGGCCTTCTAA
- the LOC117190659 gene encoding uncharacterized protein LOC117190659 isoform X2, which produces MSSSQERAQLAGPIMKVMQLNLNHCAAAQDLLSQSIRELAIDLAILSEPYQTRESPGFILDATKKAAIWLCGATPLQLSLSSAAAGFVRAKVGGTLDNLAADARGRHPIAIGGDFNAWAEEWGSVATNARGRALLEIIAPLDIALLNEGNQHTFSRAGTGSVIDLTFVSSSLFNSSGWSISNIYTGSDHRAIIWDTGQQTCSVETAAPRWRCYRAETLNTALFMELMSNLTANGNAECMANHVMEHLEAACNATMA; this is translated from the exons ATgtccagcagccaggagcGTGCCCAGCTTGCCGGCCCAATAATGAAGGTTATGCAgctcaacctcaaccactgcgctGCGGCTCAAGACCTGCTGAGCCAATCCATAAGAGAATTGGCAATTGACCTCGCCATCCTCAGCGAGCCATATCAAACTAGGGAGTCCCCTGGGTTCATCTTGGATGCCACCAAAAAGGCCGCGATATGGCTATGCGGGGCCACGCCATTGCAGCTTTCCCTCTCaagcgctgctgctgggttTGTGCGCGCCAAGGTCGGAG GTACTCTAGACAACCTAGCGGCTGATGCTAGAGGACGTCACCCAATAGCCATTggaggggacttcaacgcgtgggcTGAGGAGTGGGGAAGCGTGGCGACGAATGCGAGAGGTAGAGCTCTGCTGGAGATCATTGCGCCCCTGGACATCGCGCTCCTCAACGAGGGAAACCAGCATACCTTCTCCAGAGCAGGAACAGGATCGgtcatcgaccttacattTGTCAGCAGCTCACTTTTTAATTCATCGGGCTggagcatcagcaacatctACACAGGGAGCGACCACAGGGCAATTATATGGGACACAGGCCAACAGACGTGTAGCGTAGAGACAGCTGCGCCCAGATGGAGATGCTATCGCGCCGAAACGCTCAATACGGCCCTGTTCATGGAGCTTATGTCCAACCTCACGGCGAATGGAAATGCTGAATGCATGGCCAACCATGTCATGGAGCATCTGGAGGCAGCATGCAATGCCACCATGGCGTAG